In Ammospiza nelsoni isolate bAmmNel1 chromosome 30, bAmmNel1.pri, whole genome shotgun sequence, the DNA window aatttttttggaatttggggatgtgggaatgtggggatttggggatttttttgggaatttggggatctttgggaattttgggggatttgggggaatttgaggatttttgggaatgtggggatttttgggaatgtggggatttttgggaatgtggggatttggggattttggggaatttggggatttttttggaatttggggattttggggaatttgggaacttttgggaatgtggggatttgggaatgtgggaatttgggaacttttgggaatttggggatttttttggaatttggggattttttgggaattttaggggatttggggattttttttggaatgtgggaatttgggaatgtgggaattttgggggatttttttggaatttggggatttttgggaatgtgggaatttgggaacttttgggaatgtggggatttgggaatgtggggatttggggatttttttggaatttggggattttttgggaatgtggggatttttgggaatgtgggaatttgggaatgtgggaatttggggatttttttggaatttggaaattttgggggattttttgggaatttgggaacttttggaaatgtgggaatttggggattttttgggaattttgggggatttggggatttttgggaatgtgggaatttgggaatgtgggaatgtgggatttttttggaatttggaaattttgggggatttttgggaatttggggatttttgggaatgtgggggtttggggattttttgggaatttgggaacttttgggaatgtgggaatttggggatttttttggaatttggggatttttgggaatttggggatttggggattttttgggaatttgggaattttgggggattttggggaatttggggattttgggaatgtgggactttggggattttttgggaatgtggggatttttgggaatgtgggaatttggggattttttgcaAATTTGGGAACatttgggaatgtgggaatttggggatttttgggaatgtggggatttttgggaatttggggatttttgggaatgtggggatttgggaatgtgggaatttgaggattttttgggaatgtgggaatttggggatctttgggaattttgggggatttgggggaatttgaggatttttgggaatgtgggaatttgggaatgtgggaatttagggatttttttttggaatttgggaattttgggggatttttgggaatttggggatttttgggaatgtgggattttggggatctttgtgaatttttgtgaattttttgtgaattttcgggaatttggggatttttgctgCCGCAGTTCCCGAGTTTGGGTCGGGAATTCGCGACCAGGAGAAATCAAAAACTCTGCAGCggctccaggaggagctgcaggctggaaaaCTCCTcccaaaatggatttttccccacccaaaatggatttttcccctcccaaaatggatttttcccctcccaaaattgatttttcccctcccaaattaatttttcccccccaaaatggattttcttcctccaaaatggatttttcccctccaaaatggattttcttcctcccaaaatggatttttcccctcccaaaatggattttccccaccaaaattgatttttccccttccaaaatggatttttccccctcccaaaatgaattttcccctcccaaaatggattttcccctcccaaaattgatttttcctctccaaaaatggatttttcccacccaaaatggatttttcccctcccaaaatggattttcttcctcccaaaatggattttcccctcccaaaatggatttttcccctcccaaattaatttttcccctcccaaaatggattttcttcctccaaaacggatttttccctcccaaaatggattttcccctccaaaattgatttttccccttccaaaatggatttttccccctcccaaaatgaattttcccctcccaaaatggattttcccctcccaaaattgatttttcctctccaaaaatggattttccccctccaaaatggatttttccccacccaaaatggatttttctcctcccaggagaattttcctttttctagaacggattttcctcctcccagAATGGATTTTCCTCTCCTGGCACAGATTTCCCTCCCCCAAGGACGGACTTGTCTTTTCCCAGAAGGATTTTCACCCTCCCACAATGGATTTTCCTCCTTCGAGTCCAGATTTTCCTCTCTCCAGGAGGATTTTCTCCCTcccaaaatggatttttctccTCCAAGGATGGATTTTCCTCCTCCCAAAAGGATTTTCCTCCCCCCAAATTggattttcctcctcccagtCCAGATTTTCCTCTCTCCGGGAGAATTTTCCTCCTCCCAAAATGGATTTTCCTCCTCTCaaaaggattttccttttcccaaaatGGATTTTCCCCCCGAGGATCTCCGGCACCGCTGATCCCTCAGGGATCCCTTCCCTCATCCCCAAGGAATCACAAACCACAAAAATCACCACGAAAATTCCGATTTTTATTCCCTCGAGCTCCAGTGACACAACTGCAGCAGTAATTTCACACCCACACCCTGCATCGGTAAAcagtgaagaaaacattttttatttttacttttatttttatttttatttttatttttggcaaGGCAAAAAatccaaaggggaaaaaaaaaaaaaaaaagggggattaagatttggaaatttcctcATCCTGCCTTGAAATCTTTGTGCGTTTGTGGCGGAATTGGGTCAGGCTGGGCTAAAATCCAAGATTTCAGCTCAGAATTgcagcaaaaccccaaaaggCAAACgtggatgggatttgggatttgggatttaggatttgggatttgggattcgggatttggggatttggggatttggggatttgggatttgggatttggggatttggggatttgaggattggggatttggggatttgggatttggggatctgggatttggggatttgggatttggggatttggggatttgggatttggggatttggggatttgggatttgggattggggatttggggatttggggatttggggatttgggatttggggatttggggatttgggattttgggattggggatttgggatttggggatttgggattggggatttgggatttggggatttgggatttgggatttggggatttgggattttgggattggggatttgggatttggggatttggggatttggggatttggggattggggatttggggatttgaggatttggaatttgggatttgggattggggatttgggatttgggatttgggatttggggatttggggatttgggatttgggatttggggattggggatttggggattggggatttgggatttgggattcgggatttggggatttggggatttgggatttggggatttggggatttgggattggggatttgggatttgggattggggatttgggatttgggatttggggatttgggatttgggattggggatttgggatttggggatttggggatttgggatttgggatttggggatttgggattttgggattggggatttgggatttggggatttgggattggggatttggggatttggggatttgggatttgggatttggggatttgggatttggggatttggggatttgggatttggggatttgggattttgggattggggatttgggatttggggatttgggatttggggatttggggatttgggatttgaggatttggaatttgggatttgggatttggggatttggggtttgggatttggggatttggggatttgggatttggggatttgggatttgggatttggggatttggggatttggggatttgggatttggggatttggggatttgggatttggggatttgggatttgggatttggggatttggggatttggggatttggggatttgggatttgggattggggatttggggatttggggatttgggatttggggatttgggatttgaggatttggaatttgggatttgggattggggattggggatttggggatttgggattggggatttggggatttgggatttgggattggggatttgggatttggggatttgggattggggattggggattggggatttgggatttggggatttgggatttgggatttgaggattggggatttggggatttgggatttggggatttgggatttgggattcgggatttggggatttggggatttgaggatttggaatttgggatttggggatttggggatttgggatttgggatttgggatttggggatttggggatttgggatttggggatttgggatttggggatttggggatttgggatttggggatttgggattttgggattggggatttgggatttggggatttgggattggggatttggggatttgggatttgggattggggatttgggatttggggatttgggatttgggatttggggatttgggattttgggattggggatttgggatttggggatttgggatttggggatttggggatttgggatttgaggatttggaatttgggatttgggatttggggatttggggtttggggatttggggatttgggatttggggatttgggatttgggatttggggatttggggatttggggatttgggatttgaggattggggatttgggatttggggattggggatttgggatttggggatttggggatttgggatttggggatttgggatttggggatttggggatttggggatttgggatttggggatttggggatttgggatttggggtttgggatttggggatttgggatttggggatttggggatttggggatttgggattggggatttggggatttgggattttgggggtttggggatttgggatttggggatttgggatttggggattggggatttggggatttggggtttggggatttgggattttgggggtttggggatttgggatttggggatttgggatttggggattggggatttggggatttgggatttgggatttgggatttgaggatttgggatttggggatttgggatttgggatttgaggattggggatttggggatttgggatttggggatttgggatttggggatttgggatttgggattggggatttggggatttggggatttgggatttggggatttggggatttggggattggggattggagattggggatttgggattggggatttggggatttggggatttcgGATTTGGGGATTGGagattggggatttggggatttggggtttggggatttggggatttgggatttggggatttggggatttgggatttggggactGGAGATTGGGGATTGGagattggggatttggggatttgggattggggatttgggatttggggatttggggatttgggatttggggattggAGATTGGGGATTGGagattggggatttggggatttgggattggggatttgggattgggggtttgggatttgggattggggatttgggatttgggatttggggatttggagatttgggatttgggatttccctgcggatccagcagcagctgcagaattgGGAACATTCCTGTTGCGGGTGAGAGCTCTGCACTGGGTTTGGTGGGGACCCAGGGGATCCACGgggattttccttttcccagaagggattttcctgctcccaaaatggattttccccctcccaggattttcctcctcctaaaatggattttccttttcccataatggattttcccttttccaaaattgattttcctttttttccagaatggattttccttttttcgtaatggattttcctttttccaaaatggccttttctttttccagaatGGATTTTCCTCCCCCTAGGATGGATCTTCCTTTctctaaaatgcattttcctcctcccataatggattttccttttcccataatggattttctttttttccaaaaaggattttcctttttccagaaTGGATTTTCCTCCTCCCGAAAcgtattttccttttccaaaacggattttccattttcccaaaatagattttccattttccaaagtgcatcttcctttctccaaaatgcatttccctttttccagaaGGGATCTTCCTCCTCCCAaattgccttttcctttttccagactgcatttccctttttccaaaatgccttttccttttcccataatgcattttcctttttccagactgcattttccttttcccaacatggattttccatttcccagactgcattttcctttttccagactgcattttccatttcccaacattccttttccatttcccagaatgcattttccatttcccaacatggattttccatttcccaaaatgccttttccttttcccataatgcatttcccttttcccagcctgcattttccttttcccaacatggattttccatttcccagacTGTACATTCCTTTTCCCagactgcattttccttttcccaaaatgccttttcctttttccagactgcattttcctttgtccaaaatgccttttcctttttccagaatgcattttccttttcccaacATGGATTTTCCATTTCCCAACATGGATTTTCCATTGCCCAACAttgattttccatttcccagactgcattttccatttcccagactgcattttccttttcccaacatggattttcctttttccagactgcattttccatttcccaaCATGGATTGTCCATTTCCCAGACTGTACATTCCTTTtcccaaaatgcattttccatttcccagactgcattttccatttcccagactgcattttccatttcccaaaatgcattttccatttcccaacatggattttccttttcccaacatggattttccatttcccaacatggattttcctttttccagcctgcattttcca includes these proteins:
- the LOC132085491 gene encoding golgin subfamily A member 6-like protein 6 isoform X1, which produces MENPCWEMENAVWKKEKAFWKKGNAGWEMENAGWETENAGWEMENAGWKKENPCWEMENPCWEKENPCWEMENAFWEMENAVWEMENAVWEMENAFWEKECTVWEMDNPFWEMENAVWEMENQCWAMENPCWEMENPCWEKENAFWKKEKAFWTKENAVWKKEKAFWEKENAVWEKECTVWEMENPCWEKENAGWEKGNALWEKEKAFWEMENPCWEMENAFWEMEKECWEMENAVWKKENAVWEMENPCWEKENAVWKKENALWEKEKAFWKKGNAVWKKEKAIWEEEDPFWKKGNAFWRKEDALWKMENLFWENGKSVLEKENTFREEENPFWKKENPFWKKRKSIMGKGKSIMGGGKCILEKGRSILGGGKSILEKEKAILEKGKSITKKGKSILEKKENQFWKRENPLWEKENPF
- the LOC132085491 gene encoding involucrin-like isoform X3, which produces MQAGKRKMQAGKWKIHVGKWKMQSGKKKRHFGKREMQAGKWKMQAGKRKMQAGKWKMQAGKRKIHVGKWKIHVGKRKIHVGKWKMHFGKWKMQSGKWKMQSGKWKMHFGKRNVQSGKWTIHVGKWKMQSGKRKIHVGKRKMQSGKWKMQSGKWKINVGQWKIHVGKWKIHVGKRKMHSGKRKRHFGQRKMQSGKRKRHFGKRKMQSGKRNVQSGKWKIHSGKRKMQSGKWKIHVGKRKMQSGKRKMHYGKRKRHFGKREMQSGKRKRQFGRRKIPSGKREMHFGERKMHFGKWKIYFGKMENPFWKRKIRFGRRKIHSGKRKILFGKKENPLWEKENPLWEEENAF
- the LOC132085491 gene encoding golgin subfamily A member 6-like protein 26 isoform X2 — encoded protein: MENPCWEMENAVWKKEKAFWKKGNAGWEMENAGWETENAGWEMENAGWKKENPCWEMENPCWEKENPCWEMENAFWEMENAVWEMENAVWEMENAFWEKECTVWEMDNPCWEMENAVWKKENPCWEKENAVWEMENAVWEMENQCWAMENPCWEMENPCWEKENAFWKKEKAFWTKENASGKWKIHVGKRKMQAGKREMHYGKRKRHFGKWKIHVGKWKMHSGKWKRNVGKWKMQSGKRKMQSGKWKIHVGKRKMQSGKRKMHYGKRKRHFGKREMQSGKRKRQFGRRKIPSGKREMHFGERKMHFGKWKIYFGKMENPFWKRKIRFGRRKIHSGKRKILFGKKENPLWEKENPLWEEENAF